A genomic segment from Bacteroidota bacterium encodes:
- a CDS encoding NAD(P)/FAD-dependent oxidoreductase has translation MGQGKKSRKFKKNALLSFQNKLIQFEENKKEGLVPARPNLHLYTCLNCSGSGLIKAESIPIADYENFPHVAIIGGGIGGVALAVACLHRGIPFTIYERDASFDVRHQGYGLTLQQASKAMKSLGIFNLKDGVNSTKHVVHTTEGKVIGEWGMRMNPDSKTSPKRTNIHIARQSLRLALLEQLGGLHVVKWGHELIDFKENKDKSIELNFKVNGQMKDAKADLVVGADGIRSVVHKLIIEEETTPLRYLGCIVILGICPLSALKGVESPLLDSATVFQTANGNERIYVMPFTKDAIMWQLSFPMPENEAKALSVKGTMALKKEACNRTQWHHPIPQIVMATMDAQISGYPVYDRALLQPEMLEKHEKITLIGDAAHPMSPFKGQGANQALLDALALARGISKGCRPLSNWQKVGIRKSVLKEFESEMLERSAVKVKASELAAELLHSEIVLDEGDRPRGRILNYLSISKTD, from the coding sequence ATGGGGCAAGGAAAAAAAAGCCGAAAGTTCAAAAAAAATGCACTTTTAAGCTTTCAAAATAAGTTAATTCAATTTGAAGAAAACAAGAAAGAAGGGTTGGTACCTGCTCGTCCAAATCTTCATTTATATACATGTTTAAATTGTAGCGGCTCTGGATTAATAAAAGCAGAAAGTATTCCAATAGCAGATTATGAAAACTTTCCACATGTTGCCATTATTGGTGGTGGTATTGGAGGAGTGGCTTTGGCTGTGGCTTGTTTACACCGTGGAATCCCATTTACCATTTATGAACGCGATGCAAGTTTTGATGTTCGGCATCAAGGATATGGACTTACCTTACAGCAAGCCAGTAAAGCAATGAAGAGTTTAGGAATATTTAATTTAAAAGATGGGGTTAATTCAACAAAACATGTAGTTCATACTACTGAGGGAAAAGTTATTGGTGAATGGGGAATGAGAATGAATCCAGATTCAAAAACATCTCCAAAACGAACAAATATTCATATAGCTCGCCAATCATTACGTTTGGCATTACTTGAGCAACTTGGTGGACTACATGTTGTGAAATGGGGGCATGAATTGATAGATTTTAAAGAAAATAAAGATAAAAGTATTGAATTAAACTTTAAAGTAAATGGACAAATGAAGGATGCCAAAGCTGATCTTGTGGTAGGAGCTGACGGCATTCGTAGTGTTGTTCACAAGCTGATAATTGAAGAAGAAACTACCCCTTTACGTTACTTAGGTTGTATTGTAATACTAGGAATTTGCCCATTAAGCGCTCTAAAAGGTGTTGAAAGTCCATTGTTAGACTCTGCAACAGTATTTCAAACAGCCAATGGCAATGAACGAATTTATGTTATGCCTTTTACTAAAGATGCTATAATGTGGCAACTTAGCTTTCCAATGCCAGAAAATGAGGCCAAAGCATTGAGTGTTAAAGGAACTATGGCACTTAAAAAAGAAGCTTGCAACAGAACTCAGTGGCATCATCCAATTCCACAAATTGTAATGGCAACCATGGATGCTCAAATTTCAGGCTATCCAGTTTATGACCGTGCATTGCTTCAACCTGAAATGTTGGAAAAACACGAAAAAATAACACTAATTGGAGATGCAGCCCATCCTATGAGTCCATTTAAAGGACAGGGAGCAAATCAAGCGTTGTTAGATGCATTGGCGCTGGCTCGGGGAATATCAAAAGGATGCAGACCTTTATCAAATTGGCAAAAAGTTGGAATAAGGAAAAGTGTTTTAAAGGAGTTTGAATCAGAAATGTTAGAACGGAGTGCTGTAAAAGTAAAAGCTTCTGAGTTGGCCGCTGAGTTATTACATTCAGAAATTGTACTCGATGAAGGCGACAGGCCAAGAGGCAGAATCTTGAACTATTTAAGCATCTCTAAAACAGACTAA
- a CDS encoding AidA/PixA family protein produces the protein MKSENKKGKTINVLIAVDGETLYNQIQDGSLLAGTADSPTSIGNYGTTDVYLSMVTQHSNVTNNPQGGHGQGESELSIICNIGDIIQWSVITFDANTGQTPYLYGGNFKCLAPAGAAAGIKTPLKYLTTEVVNYFPPTNNPTGTPIAATNAIARAIGLITAPGQTLQYSLAFALVNNSNGTIIGYFSWDPFIVINPLIQ, from the coding sequence ATGAAAAGTGAAAACAAAAAGGGAAAAACAATAAATGTGCTAATTGCGGTTGATGGTGAAACTTTGTATAACCAGATACAGGATGGTTCGTTATTGGCAGGAACAGCAGATAGTCCAACAAGTATTGGTAATTATGGTACTACAGATGTGTATCTTAGTATGGTAACGCAACATAGCAACGTGACCAATAATCCGCAAGGTGGACATGGGCAAGGGGAATCAGAATTAAGCATTATATGTAACATTGGAGATATTATTCAATGGTCTGTTATAACATTTGATGCAAATACAGGACAAACACCTTATTTATACGGTGGAAACTTCAAGTGTCTTGCACCGGCAGGCGCAGCTGCAGGAATAAAAACACCATTAAAGTATCTAACCACTGAAGTGGTAAACTACTTTCCGCCTACCAACAATCCAACCGGAACACCTATAGCCGCAACCAATGCTATTGCCAGAGCAATAGGACTAATAACCGCTCCCGGCCAAACACTTCAATATTCACTTGCTTTTGCTTTAGTAAACAACTCAAATGGAACAATAATTGGCTATTTCTCATGGGATCCGTTTATTGTTATCAATCCCTTAATCCAGTAA
- a CDS encoding AidA/PixA family protein, whose protein sequence is MSQINILIAVDGATLAQRVQDGSLAAGTSGSPTGLGAWSSSDVFISMVTQNSNVTNGSSEGASELSITCNSGDELQWSIVSFDMNTGQTPYLYNGNFNCTNPAGAAAGITPLTYLTTEVVNYFPPTANPTGTPAEATNTFARAIGTVTTPGQTLQYTLSFVLVNNSNGNIIGYFSWDPFIVTNPA, encoded by the coding sequence ATGTCACAAATAAATATTTTAATCGCAGTAGATGGTGCAACTTTAGCCCAACGTGTACAAGATGGTTCATTAGCAGCCGGAACATCAGGCTCTCCAACAGGTCTTGGTGCTTGGAGTTCGTCAGATGTGTTCATTAGTATGGTAACTCAAAACAGTAATGTAACCAATGGCTCTTCTGAAGGAGCATCGGAGTTAAGTATTACATGTAATTCTGGTGATGAACTTCAATGGTCTATTGTATCATTTGATATGAATACAGGACAAACACCTTATTTATATAATGGAAATTTCAACTGTACTAACCCTGCTGGTGCGGCTGCCGGAATAACGCCATTAACCTATTTAACCACCGAAGTTGTAAACTACTTTCCACCTACTGCTAACCCAACAGGAACACCGGCAGAAGCAACCAATACTTTTGCCAGGGCAATAGGAACTGTAACCACTCCAGGTCAAACACTTCAATACACACTTTCTTTTGTTTTAGTAAACAACTCAAATGGAAACATAATAGGTTATTTCTCTTGGGATCCGTTTATTGTTACTAATCCTGCTTAA
- a CDS encoding response regulator transcription factor → MINVVVTDDHRMFTDALAVFFTPESGIHLNGSATNGDELMLLLKQKQPDVILLDINMPGMNGITATSLIRKKYPQVKIIIITMYRNREFIISLYKLGVDGYLLKNSSKEELIGAIKTVYSGGTCFSDEINQTVMQENKYDRPDHFDDTKLTLSKRETEIVRLLANGLSSQEVADTLFLSYYTIETHRKNLLNKLNLHNTAELVKYAAQLGLLD, encoded by the coding sequence ATGATTAATGTTGTTGTAACCGATGATCACCGCATGTTTACCGATGCTTTGGCTGTATTTTTTACTCCTGAAAGTGGTATTCATTTAAATGGTTCTGCAACCAATGGCGATGAATTAATGCTTTTGCTTAAACAGAAACAACCGGATGTTATTTTACTCGATATTAATATGCCGGGTATGAATGGTATTACGGCTACCAGTTTAATACGTAAAAAATACCCACAGGTAAAAATTATAATTATTACCATGTACCGCAACCGTGAGTTTATTATTAGCTTATATAAGCTGGGTGTTGATGGATATTTACTAAAAAACAGCAGTAAAGAAGAGCTTATTGGAGCTATTAAAACTGTCTATAGCGGTGGTACTTGTTTTAGCGATGAAATAAACCAAACGGTTATGCAGGAAAATAAATATGATCGTCCTGACCATTTTGATGATACCAAGTTAACTTTATCCAAGCGTGAAACAGAAATAGTACGCTTGTTAGCCAACGGGCTTTCGAGTCAGGAGGTAGCCGACACTCTTTTTTTAAGCTATTATACTATTGAAACGCATCGCAAAAATTTACTCAATAAACTTAATTTACACAATACAGCTGAGCTGGTAAAGTATGCTGCCCAATTGGGTTTATTGGATTAG
- a CDS encoding sensor histidine kinase, translating to MKTYLLLFLFFVCGITSQGQQLENSVFFRHIYQYDSLLNINADKAKVALDLLNNYNCQTNELLTCKVLVLYCNTRWYVEKGECDSALLLAGKARALAHEKNNQMWAAVSMGAAHRCARHIDSALSYYFLAEKLANTLHDTSALIRSYFYLGHLHSELGKFEKAGNFYTLSNELAKATNDGNFLARTTLALASNLADRGYLRQALPVLHLALHQCKKANLVRPTATACNNLGLLYKELGQYGLAAKYFKESLRIQTALNNMLEMATEHNNLAMVLIYEGKYKDAIDLLLKAEKLFEQLNNRYMLPEVYHNLAVCYAQISDFKMAYTYKEWQKNLSDSLRGIEMLKHTEQLQEEFEAEKRQLEISNLKQENEVKELKNKASIKQRNVFIALAIGLFGVALLVFFYLRQRVRNARQATNQNQLIHRQQMEEVLRKSELQSIHTMLETQEKERKRIAEDLHDRLGSMLSTIKLQFSHFTPKEQVDKEQQFNKVSHLLDDACEEIRLVSHNLVSGVLSTFGLIPALNDLTTALKETSTLHIDMHVHGMETRIESDVEINMYRIFQELFNNTIRHAKATHIEIDISRFDNQLVLIYSDDGVGFDTAVAQSGIGIKNMYSRLNKLGGSLHIDSGRGNGSTFIFTIQL from the coding sequence TTGAAAACATACTTACTACTATTTTTATTTTTTGTCTGTGGGATTACCAGCCAGGGTCAGCAGCTAGAAAATTCAGTTTTTTTCAGGCATATTTACCAATACGATTCATTATTAAATATAAACGCTGATAAGGCTAAAGTAGCGTTAGACCTGTTAAACAATTACAACTGTCAAACAAATGAATTGTTAACTTGTAAAGTATTGGTATTGTATTGTAATACCAGGTGGTATGTAGAAAAAGGGGAGTGCGACAGCGCTTTGCTTCTTGCCGGTAAAGCCCGGGCTTTAGCTCATGAGAAAAATAATCAAATGTGGGCTGCCGTCAGTATGGGTGCAGCTCATCGTTGTGCAAGACATATTGATAGCGCTTTAAGCTATTATTTTTTAGCAGAGAAACTTGCCAATACACTCCATGATACATCGGCCCTTATTAGAAGTTATTTTTATTTGGGGCATTTACATTCTGAGTTGGGTAAGTTTGAAAAAGCCGGCAATTTTTACACATTAAGCAATGAGTTAGCTAAAGCAACAAACGATGGTAATTTTTTAGCACGAACCACTTTGGCTTTGGCAAGTAACCTGGCCGACAGGGGTTATTTAAGACAAGCTTTACCGGTACTTCACTTGGCATTGCATCAATGCAAAAAAGCAAACCTGGTAAGGCCAACTGCTACGGCTTGCAATAATTTGGGCTTACTTTACAAAGAACTTGGTCAGTATGGATTAGCTGCTAAATATTTTAAAGAGTCGCTTCGTATACAAACAGCGCTTAACAATATGCTTGAAATGGCTACGGAACATAATAACCTGGCCATGGTATTAATTTATGAGGGTAAATACAAGGATGCTATTGACTTATTATTAAAGGCCGAAAAGTTATTTGAACAACTCAATAACAGGTATATGCTACCCGAGGTGTATCATAATCTGGCAGTGTGTTATGCGCAGATTAGCGATTTTAAAATGGCTTATACTTATAAAGAATGGCAAAAAAACTTAAGCGATAGTTTACGTGGTATTGAAATGCTTAAGCATACAGAACAACTGCAGGAAGAGTTTGAAGCGGAAAAACGACAATTAGAAATAAGCAACTTAAAGCAGGAAAACGAAGTAAAAGAACTAAAAAATAAAGCAAGCATAAAACAACGCAATGTTTTTATAGCATTGGCTATTGGCTTATTCGGAGTAGCACTACTGGTATTTTTTTATTTACGCCAAAGGGTGCGCAATGCAAGGCAGGCTACCAATCAAAACCAATTAATACACAGGCAGCAAATGGAGGAGGTGTTGCGCAAAAGCGAGTTGCAATCCATACATACCATGCTGGAAACACAAGAAAAGGAGCGGAAGCGTATAGCAGAAGACTTGCACGACCGCTTAGGCAGTATGCTATCAACCATTAAACTACAGTTTAGTCATTTTACCCCCAAAGAGCAAGTAGATAAAGAACAGCAGTTTAATAAAGTAAGTCATTTGCTTGACGATGCTTGCGAGGAAATTCGCCTTGTATCGCATAATTTAGTTTCGGGAGTACTGTCTACATTTGGGTTAATTCCTGCTTTAAATGATTTAACTACTGCTTTAAAAGAAACAAGCACGCTTCATATTGATATGCATGTGCATGGCATGGAAACTCGTATTGAGAGCGATGTGGAAATTAATATGTACCGCATTTTTCAGGAATTGTTTAACAATACTATTCGTCATGCAAAAGCTACTCATATTGAAATTGACATATCCCGATTTGACAATCAATTGGTTTTAATTTACAGCGATGATGGTGTTGGTTTTGATACAGCTGTCGCACAGTCAGGCATTGGTATAAAAAATATGTATTCGCGTTTAAATAAACTGGGAGGCAGTTTGCATATTGATAGCGGACGGGGCAATGGAAGCACTTTTATATTTACTATTCAACTATGA
- a CDS encoding PKD domain-containing protein yields MKLFTNPINQYLSKSVLVVLLSFASYQFTQAQCVANFTHSVNDSTKTVTFTNTSTGGAGLRSWWDYDGVISMSTNTSPVFTFQNPGWHYVCLNISRLNDSTCRSKKCDSIFINKTSPCVANWFFYGDTNGMMWYNATQSLGANLVYFWSYDDGSPISVEPYAVTGHQFHRKGIHNVCLTVVNSLDTSCKSTSCKTISNSSPCSGAFYSYTDTITDTTQFIPQYSVPNTSYTWTFDDGTGTITTTTIPLKHKFNTPGPHVVCLTVTNTADSCTATSCDTIMGSPSTGINTINNVKRNYFSTFPNPVENVLNIIISQPVTENAYLSIYNSIGQKVMEQKLEPSHSERTVKLNTESLPEGIYVIELKGSDMKQVAKFYK; encoded by the coding sequence ATGAAACTTTTTACAAACCCTATCAATCAGTACCTATCAAAAAGTGTTTTGGTAGTATTATTATCCTTTGCTAGCTACCAGTTTACGCAAGCACAATGTGTAGCCAATTTCACCCACAGCGTAAACGACTCTACCAAAACAGTCACATTCACCAATACATCTACCGGAGGGGCCGGCTTGCGTTCATGGTGGGATTATGATGGCGTCATTAGTATGTCAACCAATACCAGCCCTGTATTTACTTTTCAAAATCCCGGATGGCATTATGTTTGTTTAAATATATCGAGGTTAAACGATTCTACTTGCCGCTCTAAAAAATGCGATAGTATTTTTATTAATAAAACCTCTCCTTGTGTAGCCAATTGGTTTTTTTATGGCGATACCAATGGAATGATGTGGTACAATGCTACACAATCGTTAGGTGCCAATTTGGTTTACTTCTGGAGTTATGATGACGGCTCACCTATTTCTGTTGAACCCTACGCAGTAACCGGACACCAGTTTCACCGAAAAGGAATCCACAATGTATGCTTAACAGTTGTCAATAGTTTAGATACAAGTTGCAAAAGCACTTCTTGCAAAACCATTTCAAACAGTAGTCCTTGCAGTGGGGCATTTTATTCATATACAGATACTATAACCGATACCACCCAATTCATTCCACAATATTCAGTACCAAATACTTCTTATACATGGACTTTTGACGATGGTACGGGCACTATTACCACTACAACTATACCTTTAAAACATAAATTCAATACACCCGGCCCACATGTAGTTTGCCTTACCGTAACCAATACAGCTGATTCTTGTACCGCTACTTCATGCGATACAATAATGGGCTCACCAAGTACCGGCATAAACACCATAAATAATGTCAAACGGAATTACTTCAGCACTTTCCCTAATCCGGTTGAAAATGTATTAAACATTATTATAAGCCAACCCGTTACCGAAAATGCTTATTTAAGTATTTACAACTCAATCGGGCAAAAAGTAATGGAACAAAAATTAGAACCGAGCCATAGCGAGCGAACAGTAAAACTAAATACCGAATCGCTACCTGAAGGCATCTACGTCATTGAGCTAAAAGGCTCCGATATGAAGCAGGTTGCTAAGTTTTATAAATAA
- a CDS encoding DUF4290 domain-containing protein, with amino-acid sequence MEKQLNLEYNTQRSKLVLSEYGRSIQKMVEYATQIEDVEKRKKVADEILTLMGQLNPHLRDIVDYKHKLYDHLFIISDFKLDLESPYPKPTPESIYVKPPAMAYPQEKIVYRFYGKNIQNMIDHVTTLEDGSFKTAYINAIGSFMKTNCRNWNDEVLGDEQIMAHLEQLSGGKIVINDAEDIDFKAQQMRRLNNNNNNSRSNSNNNNNRNNNNRNFRNNNNNNNGNNRNNNNRNSNNNNRNNNSGSGAPGTDSGYRKFNSKDR; translated from the coding sequence ATGGAAAAACAATTGAATTTAGAATACAATACCCAGCGTAGTAAATTAGTGTTGTCAGAATATGGGCGTAGTATTCAAAAAATGGTTGAATATGCTACCCAGATTGAAGACGTGGAGAAACGCAAAAAAGTAGCCGATGAAATTTTAACTTTAATGGGTCAGTTGAATCCGCATTTGCGCGATATTGTTGACTACAAACACAAACTATACGATCATTTATTTATTATTTCCGATTTTAAACTTGATTTAGAATCACCATATCCTAAACCAACTCCGGAGTCAATATACGTTAAACCACCGGCTATGGCCTATCCGCAAGAAAAAATTGTATATAGGTTTTATGGTAAAAATATTCAAAACATGATAGACCATGTAACTACTTTAGAAGACGGTAGTTTTAAAACGGCTTACATCAATGCTATTGGAAGTTTTATGAAAACCAATTGCCGCAACTGGAATGACGAAGTATTGGGTGACGAACAGATTATGGCCCATCTGGAACAATTAAGCGGTGGTAAAATTGTTATCAACGATGCGGAGGATATCGATTTTAAAGCGCAGCAAATGCGCAGGTTAAACAATAATAATAACAATAGCCGCAGTAACAGTAACAACAATAATAACCGCAACAATAACAACCGTAATTTCAGAAACAACAACAATAATAATAACGGTAATAACAGAAATAACAATAACCGCAATTCTAATAATAACAACCGCAACAACAATAGCGGTAGCGGAGCACCCGGCACAGACAGCGGTTACAGGAAATTTAACAGCAAGGATCGTTAA